From Deferribacterota bacterium, one genomic window encodes:
- the amrA gene encoding AmmeMemoRadiSam system protein A has product LSDSGKHFLLRLARETIGYYLENKEILRIDKDKIPLELNFKSGCFVTLKKEGDLRGCIGTFNFNEYIYNNVVLMSIEASFRDPRFPPLRKDELNSIDIEISVLTPMVKLSDFNEIEIGRDGLYVVMGYNSGVLLPQVAVENNWDRETFLSYTCLKAGLPADAWKKYGLNDPKFAIYKFSAIVFGE; this is encoded by the coding sequence ATTTATCTGATAGTGGAAAACATTTTTTATTAAGATTAGCTAGAGAAACAATTGGCTATTATTTAGAGAATAAAGAAATATTGAGAATAGATAAAGATAAAATTCCCCTTGAATTAAATTTTAAAAGTGGTTGTTTTGTGACATTAAAAAAAGAAGGTGATTTAAGAGGTTGTATTGGTACATTTAATTTTAATGAATATATCTATAATAATGTAGTGTTAATGTCAATTGAAGCTTCCTTTAGAGATCCAAGGTTCCCACCATTGAGAAAAGATGAGTTAAATAGTATTGATATAGAGATCTCTGTATTAACCCCAATGGTAAAACTAAGTGATTTTAATGAAATTGAGATTGGTAGAGATGGTTTATATGTTGTAATGGGCTATAATTCAGGAGTATTGCTGCCACAGGTTGCAGTGGAAAATAATTGGGATAGAGAAACATTTTTATCTTATACCTGTTTGAAAGCTGGACTTCCTGCAGATGCGTGGAAGAAATATGGTTTAAATGACCCAAAATTTGCTATTTACAAATTTAGTGCCATTGTGTTTGGGGAATAA
- a CDS encoding AarF/ABC1/UbiB kinase family protein: protein MDNAKKITYFARIREILFLFIKFGFINYLEDIKLSKVIRYIAKIFTLGRLGYLKGIPTEVRLRQLIEALGTTFIKVGQFLQIRSELLPENYIKELRKLNDSVASQEFEQIKEVIEGDFKKNIDEIFDYIEEKPVASASIAQVHRARLKNGDIVALKVKRKGITNRIKIDLKIIKWLARRMQKYLPEARRFNFLELADEFASQLLKELDFVLEANYIEDFRNFFKNEENLKIPKVYFDYTSNNIITMEFLEGIPIDNVSDLKNKGINTGFIAKYGVNIYLKQVFEHNIFHADPHPGNFLISGDGKLILLDFGIIGKVDKQLLVHLGNLFIAIIKFDVDGLTNELRKYGLLKEDTNIRSFRNDLFDILLTVYDKEIKRIDMNKLYYNFMELSRRYNIKLSRDYILIIKTFSFLEYYGRKLSPDFNAIAELRPYANRIIKEKYRLEYLFSKSGDVVFDYIKLVDRLPSDYSMLVEKFAKDRITINFVHKGLDGFATDISKASNKLSFSVIIGATILASSIFVYTGVGPKLFNIPIFGLIGFLIAGVLGLGLAVGILRSGKL from the coding sequence ATGGATAATGCCAAAAAAATTACTTATTTTGCCAGAATAAGAGAAATTCTTTTTTTGTTTATTAAATTCGGTTTTATAAATTATCTAGAAGACATAAAATTATCAAAAGTAATAAGGTATATTGCAAAAATTTTTACTTTAGGAAGATTGGGTTATCTGAAAGGAATACCTACAGAGGTTAGATTAAGGCAGTTAATAGAAGCATTAGGAACTACCTTTATTAAGGTTGGTCAATTTCTACAAATCAGATCAGAGCTTTTGCCAGAAAATTATATTAAGGAGCTGAGGAAACTAAATGATAGTGTTGCCTCTCAGGAGTTTGAGCAAATTAAGGAAGTGATAGAAGGGGATTTTAAAAAAAATATAGATGAGATTTTTGATTATATTGAAGAAAAACCTGTGGCATCAGCATCTATAGCACAAGTTCATAGAGCAAGACTTAAAAATGGTGATATTGTTGCACTGAAGGTAAAGAGAAAAGGTATAACAAATAGGATAAAGATTGATTTAAAAATAATTAAGTGGTTGGCCAGGCGAATGCAAAAGTATCTTCCTGAGGCAAGAAGGTTTAATTTTCTAGAATTAGCTGATGAATTTGCTAGTCAGCTACTTAAAGAATTAGATTTTGTACTAGAGGCTAACTATATTGAAGATTTTAGGAATTTTTTTAAAAATGAAGAAAACTTGAAGATACCAAAAGTATACTTTGATTATACAAGTAATAATATAATTACAATGGAGTTCTTAGAAGGGATACCTATTGACAATGTATCAGATCTCAAAAATAAAGGTATTAATACTGGTTTTATTGCTAAATATGGTGTTAATATATATTTAAAACAAGTTTTTGAACATAATATATTCCATGCTGATCCACATCCTGGTAATTTCTTAATAAGTGGTGACGGAAAACTTATTTTACTTGATTTTGGTATAATCGGTAAGGTCGACAAGCAATTACTTGTGCATTTAGGCAATCTGTTTATAGCTATAATTAAATTTGACGTTGATGGGCTTACTAATGAATTACGAAAATATGGACTTTTAAAAGAAGATACCAATATAAGAAGTTTTAGAAATGATTTATTTGATATTTTGTTAACTGTATATGACAAAGAAATAAAGAGAATAGATATGAATAAGCTATATTATAATTTTATGGAATTATCTAGAAGGTATAATATAAAGCTATCTAGGGATTATATATTGATTATAAAGACATTTTCTTTTTTAGAGTATTATGGCAGGAAATTATCTCCAGATTTTAATGCTATAGCTGAACTAAGACCCTATGCTAATAGAATTATAAAAGAAAAGTATAGGCTGGAATATCTATTCTCAAAGAGTGGAGATGTAGTTTTTGATTATATTAAATTAGTTGATAGGTTACCAAGCGATTATTCAATGTTGGTTGAGAAATTTGCAAAAGATAGAATAACGATAAATTTTGTACATAAAGGTTTAGATGGTTTTGCCACAGATATTAGTAAAGCGAGCAACAAACTATCATTTAGTGTTATTATTGGGGCAACTATTTTGGCCTCCTCTATTTTTGTTTATACTGGTGTTGGGCCTAAATTGTTTAATATTCCAATTTTTGGATTAATTGGGTTTCTCATTGCTGGTGTTCTTGGTTTGGGTCTAGCTGTTGGAATATTGCGGTCAGGAAAACTCTAG
- a CDS encoding undecaprenyl-diphosphate phosphatase, with protein sequence MELLDGLILGIIQGFTEFLPISSSAHLVITEKLLNIDYEGIILEVLLHVATLLSVLIYFRKRLFNIFKGLLVVFNDKYRVYYYENKRFIYSIIIGTIPTAFIGFYLNQYINMLFNNIELVGYCLIITSIFLIISDFFKTNGELTLVKSFIIGIAQGFAVFPGISRSGITISSGLMMNIRRETVAEFSFLLSIPSIIGALILKIDEIQGLQLIEYKIYLFAFISSFLSGLFAIYIVLKVVKLAKFRIFALYCLLLGIYSILWL encoded by the coding sequence ATGGAGTTATTAGATGGATTAATTTTGGGTATTATTCAAGGTTTTACAGAATTTTTGCCAATTAGTAGTTCTGCTCATTTAGTAATTACGGAAAAACTGTTAAATATAGATTATGAGGGGATCATTTTAGAGGTATTGTTGCATGTGGCAACATTATTGTCTGTTTTAATATACTTTAGAAAGAGATTGTTTAATATATTTAAAGGTTTGTTGGTTGTATTTAATGATAAATATAGAGTTTATTATTATGAAAATAAAAGATTTATTTATAGCATCATTATTGGTACTATACCAACAGCTTTTATAGGTTTTTATCTCAATCAATATATTAATATGCTTTTTAATAACATAGAGTTAGTTGGATATTGCTTGATAATTACATCTATTTTTTTAATAATTTCAGATTTTTTTAAGACTAATGGAGAGTTGACTTTAGTAAAATCTTTTATAATAGGTATTGCTCAGGGTTTTGCAGTATTTCCTGGTATATCTAGAAGTGGCATTACCATATCAAGTGGTTTAATGATGAATATTAGAAGGGAAACTGTAGCAGAGTTTTCTTTTTTATTGTCAATACCTTCAATTATAGGGGCATTAATTTTAAAGATAGATGAAATCCAAGGTTTGCAATTAATTGAATACAAGATATATCTATTTGCTTTTATAAGTTCTTTTTTATCAGGTTTATTTGCTATCTACATTGTCTTAAAGGTTGTGAAACTTGCAAAATTTAGAATTTTTGCTTTATATTGTTTACTATTAGGTATATATAGTATACTATGGCTTTAG